From Chryseobacterium sp. H1D6B, a single genomic window includes:
- a CDS encoding PLP-dependent aminotransferase family protein, with the protein MSEIIMQPYKYEIFTSVIENQIKEGVVQPGERLPSVREVKEKYHLSISSVQSGYEYLVMKGLVESRLRSGYFVAFGPEDNIPQRSLKQLPVVKNTEFNKKVSLTSARNKPSEHTSFNAAAPADLLIPQKLILRKMQEVIRQKGASLLRYYPPNGSASLRELIAIRAAKYGCMMNAEELIITDGALQGLYIALASVTKTGDLVAVESPCVFSVLEVVVNLGLTAVEIPVHYDRGFDTEYFKKICTENNIRALIVTPNFHNPTGILMTDDVKKELLSAAVEYQVPVIENDIYGDLYFEGERPSCLRNFDESGLVMTFSSFSKTLAPGIRLGWLNPGRFYAQTERLRFSLGRSVAPIYQELLVKLLEENSYERHLRSFRRQLGRQASEVLTALKKYFPENSYFHRPQGGYSIWGELPGNIDIEAFYQYCESQRILFTPGETFSFTEEYGCHFRTVFADRITSESFLSLENAGRKAKELCIDRI; encoded by the coding sequence TTGAGCGAGATCATTATGCAGCCATATAAATATGAAATTTTTACTTCCGTTATTGAAAATCAGATTAAAGAAGGGGTTGTACAGCCGGGTGAGCGCCTGCCTTCGGTTAGAGAAGTGAAGGAAAAATATCATTTGAGCATAAGTTCAGTTCAGAGCGGTTATGAATATCTGGTGATGAAGGGGCTGGTTGAAAGCCGTCTGCGTTCTGGATATTTTGTGGCTTTTGGCCCAGAGGATAATATTCCGCAAAGATCATTAAAACAGCTTCCGGTAGTAAAAAATACTGAATTTAATAAAAAAGTCAGCCTTACCTCTGCAAGAAATAAACCTTCAGAACATACTTCTTTTAATGCCGCTGCCCCCGCAGATCTTCTGATTCCGCAGAAACTTATTTTAAGAAAAATGCAGGAAGTAATCCGTCAGAAAGGAGCATCGCTTCTCCGTTATTACCCGCCGAACGGATCAGCATCGCTTCGTGAACTTATTGCCATACGGGCTGCTAAATATGGCTGTATGATGAATGCAGAGGAATTGATTATTACAGACGGAGCTCTGCAGGGATTGTATATCGCTTTGGCATCCGTCACTAAGACAGGAGATCTGGTAGCTGTTGAAAGTCCATGCGTTTTTTCGGTTTTGGAAGTGGTCGTTAATCTCGGACTTACAGCGGTAGAAATCCCAGTACATTATGACAGGGGTTTTGATACGGAGTATTTCAAGAAAATCTGTACGGAAAATAATATCCGGGCATTGATTGTTACTCCGAATTTTCATAATCCAACAGGAATCCTGATGACAGATGACGTAAAAAAAGAATTGTTGTCAGCTGCAGTTGAATATCAAGTCCCGGTCATAGAAAATGATATTTACGGAGACCTTTATTTCGAAGGAGAAAGGCCTTCCTGCCTCCGGAATTTTGATGAAAGCGGTCTTGTAATGACCTTTTCTTCATTTTCAAAAACACTGGCACCGGGTATCCGCCTCGGATGGCTGAATCCAGGGAGGTTTTATGCACAGACAGAACGGCTGAGGTTTTCACTCGGCAGATCAGTTGCTCCAATATATCAGGAACTGCTGGTAAAACTTCTGGAAGAAAACAGCTATGAAAGACATCTCAGATCTTTTCGAAGACAGCTGGGCAGACAGGCCTCAGAGGTATTGACAGCTTTAAAAAAATACTTTCCTGAAAATTCCTATTTTCACAGACCTCAGGGAGGATACAGCATTTGGGGGGAACTGCCGGGAAATATTGATATAGAGGCATTTTATCAATATTGTGAAAGCCAGAGAATTTTATTTACTCCAGGAGAAACTTTTTCATTTACAGAAGAATATGGCTGTCATTTTCGGACGGTATTTGCAGACCGGATAACATCCGAAAGTTTTTTATCGCTTGAAAATGCCGGCAGAAAAGCAAAAGAACTTTGTATTGATAGAATTTGA